A section of the Diabrotica virgifera virgifera chromosome 8, PGI_DIABVI_V3a genome encodes:
- the LOC126890059 gene encoding E3 ubiquitin-protein ligase RFWD3-like, which produces MTLSIDSLSGNSCDQNLVKPTGETNVETELTKNTDDDDDGSLCPICLDNWTNSGDRRICALKCGHVFCYKCVYRWLDTQQQKSCPTCKKPASKSEIRLIYAKKLIAIDNSELEIMKERLYLTTEEKNRLQVDLANYVTREGVLKQEISSLRTQIVELSKNRIQGCSDSMYNKKYEPEKRPIKLYTDKSMEICRHSGCRVFDTNTQIDLIIASSKSPIDLFSGFGIKKVDMSTYKPLAFIPLHSQQIRDVHFHPINRWVLTASMDKSFRIVDIHSNVVISSSMLSMPLWSTCWDSTDPNLFYIGTQTGSAFKYDVRNVQEPVSTLSVPGDMSPVVSIASIPPTTEDGIPCGALILCKLNSLWLFEDCRNDYKRDTLPLSGPFISMKYNSSLKQLLVSSRPNNVVSHTRHSVFTLNKTSEGEVVCNTTHTFLGGRMQMLLSKSCFISNQQDYVAAYEESMKCIVLWSINTGERVAVVSTNDAVLDLNGICYNNENYLVSLTQRKMDFLKFV; this is translated from the coding sequence ATGACACTGTCTATTGACAGTTTATCTGGGAACAGTTGTGATCAAAACCTAGTCAAACCCACAGGCGAAACTAATGTTGAAACAGAGCTTACCAAAaatactgatgatgatgatgacggaTCTTTGTGTCCTATTTGTTTAGACAATTGGACTAATTCAGGAGATCGGCGAATATGTGCATTAAAGTGTGGCCAtgttttctgttataagtgtgtATACAGGTGGTTGGATACTCAACAACAAAAGTCATGTCCCACATGTAAGAAACCTGCCAGCAAATCGGAAATAAGACTAATATACGCTAAGAAACTCATCGCAATTGATAATTCTGAACTAGAAATAATGAAAGAACGATTATATTtaacaacagaagaaaaaaatAGACTTCAAGTAGATTTAGCCAACTATGTAACTCGGGAAGGAGTTTTAAAACAGGAAATAAGTAGTTTAAGAACACAAATTGTTGAATTAAGTAAAAATCGAATACAAGGTTGCTCGGACAGTAtgtacaacaaaaaatatgaaccgGAAAAACGGCCGATCAAACTGTATACCGACAAATCCATGGAAATTTGCCGACATAGCGGATGTAGAGTTTTCGACACCAATACTCAAATAGATTTAATAATAGCGTCGTCTAAGTCTCCTATCGATTTATTTTCAGGTTTTGGTATTAAGAAAGTTGACATGTCAACGTATAAACCACTTGCTTTCATTCCTCTTCATAGCCAGCAGATTAGAGATGTACATTTTCATCCTATTAACCGTTGGGTATTAACGGCGTCCATGGATAAAAGTTTTAGAATCGTAGATATCCACAGCAATGTAGTAATTTCCTCCTCAATGCTAAGTATGCCCTTGTGGTCAACGTGCTGGGATAGTACGGACCCAAATCTGTTTTATATAGGCACACAAACGGGAAGTGCATTCAAGTATGACGTTCGCAATGTCCAAGAACCGGTATCTACTCTCTCAGTTCCTGGCGATATGTCACCCGTAGTGTCAATAGCGTCCATTCCTCCAACAACTGAAGACGGTATTCCATGTGGGGCTCTTATCTTGTGTAAACTTAATTCTTTGTGGCTGTTTGAAGACTGCAGAAATGACTATAAAAGAGACACTCTACCTCTAAGTGGACCATTTATTAGTATGAAATATAATAGCTCGCTTAAACAACTCCTTGTTTCTTCTCGACCAAATAACGTAGTTTCTCATACTAGACATTCTGTATTTACGCTCAACAAAACAAGTGAGGGAGAAGTAGTTTGTAATACAACACACACGTTTCTAGGTGGAAGAATGCAAATGCTGCTATCTAAATCCTGTTTTATTTCAAATCAGCAGGACTATGTTGCAGCTTATGAGGAATCCATGAAATGCATAGTCTTGTGGAGCATAAATACAGGCGAGAGAGTTGCGGTCGTATCAACAAATGATGCGGTATTAGACTTAAATGGTATTTGCTACAATAACGAGAACTATTTGGTATCCTTAACGCAacgcaaaatggattttttaaagtttgtctaa